GTAATTCTTTTgttataaactatttttcattattaaatttaaaaaaaaaaaacaatataaatataaaaacaatgacGACAGGATGTGCTCTTGGAATTGCTCTTTGTTTTCTTCAAGGATTTTTAATGTGCGGTTTTTTAGCGACATTTGAATATGCACCCGAAGAAAATGCCGCCCGTAGTTTCTCGGGTTATTCGAGTGAAAATAATGTTCTGTTACCTCGCAATTATTCGAGTGAGTTattccattatttttatttatctccATTCTGTTCAATTGAGTCTCatatttactgaaaaaaagtaatgcagttttaaatatttttatactatataataaaatgtacttatagtaaataaagtaagtaaggtaaaagaccccattagtggcactttttctttcaatgaaaaaatgtcctacttggaataaaagttgaaaatttttttgatctaaaggtcttaaagattagaaataatatattcattattgaaattaataatttaattaattgaataagtaccaaaatcaaagaaagtgtcagCAATGGGATCTccgccactaatggggtcttttaccttagtataaaaaaatttttataaataatttaatttttttcattattttttaagtgtacCAAGATGTTCACGTGATGATATGGGTTGGTTTTGGCTTCTTAATGACATTTCTCAAACGTTATGGACACAGTGCTGTAGGATTAACGTTTCTCGTTGGAGCGATACTTGTTCAAGTCGCTATACTTTTTGATGGAGTCGCTAACATCGGCAAGAATGGCAAAGTACCACTTTCTTTAACtgggtaaaaaatatatatttaaaaaaatacatatataataaatacttgattAATTTCAGAAATAGAATAAACGATAAATAAAGgcatatttataaaatcattgtAGACTTCTAAATGCCGATGTTGCTGTTGCCGCTCCACTGATTTCAATGGGGGCAGTTCTAGGGAAAACTACTTACATGCAGCTAATTGTGATGGGAATTATCGAGTTGGCAATTTTTTCTGTCAACAAATATATTGGAGAACATATTTTTatggttatttttaattatttaatttcttttaatattttactggaagaaaattaaaaacaatctCTTCATATTCTATTTACGTTTTAATTAAGGCAATTGACGCTGGAGGAAGTATGTTTGTTCATGTATTTGGTGCGTACTTTGGTTTAGCTGTCAGCTTCGCTTTTGGCATTAAAGAAAAACCCAAGGAACATCATCTAGAGGGATCAAATTATCAATCTGACATATTCGCAATGATtggtataataaattataaataattaaatttactttaatttaaaagtgtaaaagtgaagaagttttttattttttttttgatgcaGGTACAATTTTTCTGTGGCTCTTTTGGCCTTCCTTTAATAGCGCTTTATTGCAGGGCGATGATCAACAGCGAGCTATAATAAATACGTTGCTTGCAATAACAGCTAGCTGCGTAGTAGCATTTGCTACCTCAGCTTTAGTTTCGGATGaacataaatttaacatgGTTCATGTACAAAATTCGACACTGGCAGGCGGCGTTGCAATCGGAACAGCTGCGGGTAAAGTATCATATGATGTTAAGCttgaaatgatttattttaaatattttttaaaaataataaacagttacaaataattttatttttcaaggaaTGATGTGTGAACCCATTTTAGCATTAATTGTGGGTGGTTTTGCGGGAAGTCTAAGCGTTTTTGGATACAAATATCTCActgtaatataattttttaagaaagcaCATTAATAGTTGAACCTTTAAATTGtaatctttaaataaatttataaatatttgtgttTTTACGACAGCcattgatacaaaaaaaattaaaaatccacgATACATGTGGAGTCCATAATCTTCATGGTATGCCGGGAGTAGTTGCGGGAATATTTGGCGCTTTAATGGCTGCAATTGCTTCTGAAGATAAATACAGTGATTCACTTTATcaggtaaaaatttatttatttttattaaatgttaaaatacaatcaataattttacattttttattaaattaactacAGATGTTCCCGGCGAGAGCTCCAAGTGGAGGTGAGAGACTCATCGAATTAAAAGAATTAGGAATTGATGCTGGATTTGATAGGACAGCTGGTCATCAAGCTGCTTACCAGTTACTCGCATTAATCGTTACATTAGTAGCTGCTATTGTTTCTGGCGTAATTACTGGTAATGCAGctatttaatttcttcatctatATGAATTacgttcatttaaaaatattattttattgacttTTCAGGTGTTATTTTACGTATTGATATTTGTGGTACAGTACCCGaagtcaataaatttaatgatgcATTTATTTGGGAACTCGAAGATGAAGCacaagaaaataattctaaagtCGTAGAACAAGTTCCCATGagccatatataaaataatataatcaataattaaatataatttcattatatTCATATCTTCGCTAAAAATTagtttgaagaatttttaaataactttgatTAACAATGCTATTAActttatcttttataaatatacaaattagttaattcaagcctaatcaatttatatatataaattgttttttttttttcgatttttttttttttcataaattttgtaaaaaaaattatttcatgagAGCATGAACCACGGCCTTGGcgtttaatgtttttaaatcgGTATAAGTTTGACCTGTGCCAACAAAAACAATGGGCTGGCCAGTGATGTAAGTCATAGAAATAGCTGCACCAACCTgtgacaataaaaataaatattagttataaaattgtaaaagtaTTAAGGGGGGAagttcatgtaaaattttcaaaaaatcaattttttttttcaataatctgaaaaatagtatattgaGCATGTACTGACgagaggaaaaaataaaatctcgaATATTGACAAAGTTATAGCTATTATAATAGAGCGGCTGGATTATCTCGaaactgtatttttaaaaaccgcTCGTGTTGTAACTCAAAAAGTTATTGATCGATTTGTTTGAAATTTAGTGAGGCCTTTCTCTACATTACTATCGGAAGGATAAACCTaaaatttcagatattttgcgttgataaaaaacttttttgaggtcaaaaatgtcaaaaaaatagctccaaattctaacttttttttcaaaggattattttatattgaattttatacttttttttttaatttaaaaggtTTATCCGTTCCATTaatataatctaaaaaaaaaaactctttaatatttttgtttcaaatcaATGGTTAATGAGTGATAAATAGAGCAATTTGGGACCTCGCATCGGAGACagcaaacaaaaaattatcctGAGGCTTTTACATGCCTCTTTGAGGCTTTTACATGGACTTCCCCCCttaagtatttaaatatttaaaacaaaccTTATCATCAATAGTATCAAATTTGGTTAAAACGATTCCGTCAATAGTACGTGGATTTTCTGAGTTACTGTAATCCTCAAGTGCAcgattaaatttaactaattgaTCAACAGCTTCATTACCAACGAGCGCTTCACCGACAAATAACACTAGGTCTGGTTGATTaaccttaattaatttagcaagTGCACGCATCAGTGGTTCATTATCTTGCATTCTACCAGCAGTATCAATCAACACAATGTCTATTCTACAATCTCTGGCATAACGAATAGCCTCAGATGCTATTCCAGCAGCGTCTTTACCGTATcctttttcatataattctacCATTGTAACGTTGCCATGTTTTTCTGGTGGATGTAAAGCATTCAAGTGACGCATATGCGTACGTAATTGTTCTACAGCTCCAGctctgtaattttattataaaaatatttaattatattataaaaatttaataatgtgagataataaaatattatttaccgGAATGTATCACATGCAGCTATTAATACACGGaagttattttcaattaaccaAAAACATATTTTAGCTAAATTTGTTGATTTTCCAACACCATTAACACCACAAAAAGACATAACATAAGGCAGTCCATTCTTTTTTGCTTCATAAGCATCACGGAGTATATCAACTCTACGTTTAGGTGACAATATTTGTACTAGTGAGTCAGTCAACGTATTCTTAACAGTGCTAGCGATACTTTCAAATGTTCCTAATACTTTTCCTTCTAGCTTAGCTCGTACAGAATTACAAAGACTCATTGAAATATCAGCAGCgacatttttcataattaaatgatccTTCATTTTTTCCAAAACTGGATCTAAATTTTCATGCGTCAATGATTTATTACCGACTAAACCTTTCAACATTGAAAACATTCCTCCAGATGATTTACTAgcttgtgatttttttttattagttgtAGCCGAAATgttatcatttatttcatcTTCAGAATCACTGGGAACTTCTAAATTAGGGATTGGACCTTCCATTTTACCAATGAGAGCGGTATTGGCTTGTACGTTAATCGGCGTATCAGTAATTTTATCTTTAGTACGCTCTAGATTTGGTAAATCTTTATTGGTACCACCTAATTCCCATACCCGTGGTTTCTTTCCAACTTTCTCTTCTTTCGGACTTTTTTGTTTCTCTGGTTTTTTCTTCTGGTTATTGAATCGTTGAGCTAATTTTAAACGATTCATCGCCAGTACATCATCATTCATATCATCTTCATTATTTACATTCGAATTTACATCGTTTTCTTTGAAAGAATCCTTAATTttaactgaaataaaaattttcattagcaaaaaaaaattattattgcaaattaattaaaaattaaaattctcacCTGGAGCTTCATCAATTGGattagtttttttctttttagctgcaaaaataaatttattataattctagataataattacatgtcaaaaataaattatacactaaataaaattttaccttgctgttgttttttattattatctttatcaTCTTTTCTCTCAATCATACTAGCAACagttttctttgatttaaaacTTTCTTCAAATGTACGCATTTGTTTGGGTATTGCCGCTTGTTGTTTACCCCATTTCTCAGCACTTGCTAATACGTGTTTATATTCATCATCAAACTTATAGTTCCAAAACCACAAGGATTTTATTAACAAGTCATTATATTTATCACGAAATTCCAAATGAATatcgttcaaaaatttatcaacgTATGACAgctgtaatattttttgataagcGACCACAAATACCAATTCAAATTCATTATCCAACTTGTATTGCAATCGTAGAGACTCATGTTCATATGAATTAACTCCGGTACGCTCCTacaatagtaattataaattataattaagttgttgttattatgattatgtaattattttacaatatgacaagacaattttttatcaattctgACTTTgcatatattaattattaaaatttataattattctgaTTATACAtcttttatcaataattaatggaattaattttgttacaaaaatttaatttgattatttagatgttattgattaaataaaaatattaaaaacatatttacCTGCAATATGACACTTCTTATAAGTGCATTTACAGCTGGAGTAAATATATCAGGATAGCCGTATCGAGAGCACCACAGAACTAGCCCACTTTTAGTAAATATTGTAAAGAAATCCaacattttcaaatatattttttatcactttttaaattatttattatgtttttttctgtttatGTATATGTACACGTATATATGTATGCTTAAACGTCTAATAGTCGTAGCTAACCTACAGTTCACAATAAATCTATGTTGTGTATAAAACCATATGTTTTCTTTTGTACACGTCAGATTACCGGAAATAAAGTCATCATTACAAAGAAAATACTCTGAAGTATTTGTGTCAATATGTCAGTGTTAGATGACGTTAGTTTCTAATACTGAATTTCTTTATCGACGTTATTTgatcatgaaaaatttaaaactagcGCCtctatacaatatatatagttCATAAAAACTTATCAATAAGCTCAGAGGCCATGTGTGTTTTTAACcaaattaaacattaaaacaaaatatatagAGTTACtatttatatcaattaaatctatattaataaatgtcagGATATTTCTTACCGGCATAAACTACGCAACAATCAtgtaaagttattttattatttaacaaacaaaaatttaaatatgatatttgttataaatcgaatgacattaaaaatagcagacatctgatcatttttcaaactataaaaaaattgtccagtgctaaaagtattgaaataaaaattttacatgaattttataacattaaagttagcagtcgcttgacaattttttgatttttttttaataaataaatttgctccgaaaaattatttctaaaaaattgaatttttaatttttttaattttataaatgtctaaattttctttttc
The sequence above is drawn from the Cotesia glomerata isolate CgM1 linkage group LG4, MPM_Cglom_v2.3, whole genome shotgun sequence genome and encodes:
- the LOC123263192 gene encoding ammonium transporter Rh type B-B isoform X2, which gives rise to MTTGCALGIALCFLQGFLMCGFLATFEYAPEENAARSFSGYSSENNVLLPRNYSMYQDVHVMIWVGFGFLMTFLKRYGHSAVGLTFLVGAILVQVAILFDGVANIGKNGKVPLSLTGLLNADVAVAAPLISMGAVLGKTTYMQLIVMGIIELAIFSVNKYIGEHIFMAIDAGGSMFVHVFGAYFGLAVSFAFGIKEKPKEHHLEGSNYQSDIFAMIGTIFLWLFWPSFNSALLQGDDQQRAIINTLLAITASCVVAFATSALVSDEHKFNMVHVQNSTLAGGVAIGTAAGMMCEPILALIVGGFAGSLSVFGYKYLTPLIQKKLKIHDTCGVHNLHGMPGVVAGIFGALMAAIASEDKYSDSLYQMFPARAPSGGERLIELKELGIDAGFDRTAGHQAAYQLLALIVTLVAAIVSGVITGVILRIDICGTVPEVNKFNDAFIWELEDEAQENNSKVVEQVPMSHI
- the LOC123263187 gene encoding signal recognition particle receptor subunit alpha homolog isoform X2 — encoded protein: MLDFFTIFTKSGLVLWCSRYGYPDIFTPAVNALIRSVILQERTGVNSYEHESLRLQYKLDNEFELVFVVAYQKILQLSYVDKFLNDIHLEFRDKYNDLLIKSLWFWNYKFDDEYKHVLASAEKWGKQQAAIPKQMRTFEESFKSKKTVASMIERKDDKDNNKKQQAKKKKTNPIDEAPVKIKDSFKENDVNSNVNNEDDMNDDVLAMNRLKLAQRFNNQKKKPEKQKSPKEEKVGKKPRVWELGGTNKDLPNLERTKDKITDTPINVQANTALIGKMEGPIPNLEVPSDSEDEINDNISATTNKKKSQASKSSGGMFSMLKGLVGNKSLTHENLDPVLEKMKDHLIMKNVAADISMSLCNSVRAKLEGKVLGTFESIASTVKNTLTDSLVQILSPKRRVDILRDAYEAKKNGLPYVMSFCGVNGVGKSTNLAKICFWLIENNFRVLIAACDTFRAGAVEQLRTHMRHLNALHPPEKHGNVTMVELYEKGYGKDAAGIASEAIRYARDCRIDIVLIDTAGRMQDNEPLMRALAKLIKVNQPDLVLFVGEALVGNEAVDQLVKFNRALEDYSNSENPRTIDGIVLTKFDTIDDKVGAAISMTYITGQPIVFVGTGQTYTDLKTLNAKAVVHALMK
- the LOC123263187 gene encoding signal recognition particle receptor subunit alpha homolog isoform X1; amino-acid sequence: MLDFFTIFTKSGLVLWCSRYGYPDIFTPAVNALIRSVILQERTGVNSYEHESLRLQYKLDNEFELVFVVAYQKILQLSYVDKFLNDIHLEFRDKYNDLLIKSLWFWNYKFDDEYKHVLASAEKWGKQQAAIPKQMRTFEESFKSKKTVASMIERKDDKDNNKKQQQAKKKKTNPIDEAPVKIKDSFKENDVNSNVNNEDDMNDDVLAMNRLKLAQRFNNQKKKPEKQKSPKEEKVGKKPRVWELGGTNKDLPNLERTKDKITDTPINVQANTALIGKMEGPIPNLEVPSDSEDEINDNISATTNKKKSQASKSSGGMFSMLKGLVGNKSLTHENLDPVLEKMKDHLIMKNVAADISMSLCNSVRAKLEGKVLGTFESIASTVKNTLTDSLVQILSPKRRVDILRDAYEAKKNGLPYVMSFCGVNGVGKSTNLAKICFWLIENNFRVLIAACDTFRAGAVEQLRTHMRHLNALHPPEKHGNVTMVELYEKGYGKDAAGIASEAIRYARDCRIDIVLIDTAGRMQDNEPLMRALAKLIKVNQPDLVLFVGEALVGNEAVDQLVKFNRALEDYSNSENPRTIDGIVLTKFDTIDDKVGAAISMTYITGQPIVFVGTGQTYTDLKTLNAKAVVHALMK
- the LOC123263192 gene encoding ammonium transporter Rh type B isoform X1, translated to MYEWSKKHQVLRLIAIEIILMVVMGLFTSYGPEAVPPTSRSSVKGNGVSTSTPNSNILQKDTSVYLYAMYQDVHVMIWVGFGFLMTFLKRYGHSAVGLTFLVGAILVQVAILFDGVANIGKNGKVPLSLTGLLNADVAVAAPLISMGAVLGKTTYMQLIVMGIIELAIFSVNKYIGEHIFMAIDAGGSMFVHVFGAYFGLAVSFAFGIKEKPKEHHLEGSNYQSDIFAMIGTIFLWLFWPSFNSALLQGDDQQRAIINTLLAITASCVVAFATSALVSDEHKFNMVHVQNSTLAGGVAIGTAAGMMCEPILALIVGGFAGSLSVFGYKYLTPLIQKKLKIHDTCGVHNLHGMPGVVAGIFGALMAAIASEDKYSDSLYQMFPARAPSGGERLIELKELGIDAGFDRTAGHQAAYQLLALIVTLVAAIVSGVITGVILRIDICGTVPEVNKFNDAFIWELEDEAQENNSKVVEQVPMSHI